The Elusimicrobiota bacterium region CTATCAAAACCTTCACAAGTCGTTAAATGAGTTGGACAAGAAGTTTCAGGTGGGTTTGCGTCGAATTTTTTATTTGTCCACTCCACCTTCTCTATACGCGCCCATCGTCAATCGTATGGGAAAAACCGATCTGGCCTATTCTCAGCTAGAGGACCCCAAGAGTTGGGTCCGTGTGATCATTGAAAAACCTTTTGGCGATTCGTTGGATTCGGCCCAAAGTCTCAATCGAGATATCTCATCCATTCTGACGGAAGATCAAATTTATCGAATTGATCATTATCTCGCCAAAGAAACCGTTCAAAATATATTGATGTTTCGATTCGCGAATGTCCTTTTTGAACCGGTGTGGAACCGCAATTTCATCGATCATGTCCAAATAACCGCCGCTGAACAATTGGGCGTCGAGCATCGGTCGGGCTATTATGAGCAGGCGGGTGTGTTGAGGGATATGTTCCAAAACCATTTGTTGCAATTGTTGGCATTGATTGCCATGGAAGCGCCCATCAATTTAAATGCCAATACCGTTCGTAATAAGCGGAATGAAGTTCTAGAGGCCATCCGGCCGATGTCGCAGGCAGAAGTTCAAACAAATTCAATCTGCGCCCAATATGGAATGGGAGATATCAATGGCCAGGAGGTGGTAGGTTACCGGCAAGAGGCGGGAGTCAGTCCTTCTTCTCGAACCGCCACCTTTGCAGCCGTTCAATTTGAAATTGACAATTGGAGATGGCAAGGTGTGCCCTTTTATATCCGTTCAGGCAAACGGTTGGCCGAGCGTGTGGTTGAGATTGCGGTTCATTTCAAACGGGTTCCCACCTCAATTTTTAAGCCATTGTTGGCCAGTCACCTTTCTCCCAATGTTCTGACTTTCCGGATCCAACCCGATGAAGGCATTTCCATGCAGTTTGAAGCCAAGAAACCAGGCCCAAAGCTCTGTATGAATACTGTGAAAATGGATTTTGGGTACAAAGATATATTTAAGGGGACTCCGCCCGAGTCGTATGCCCGGCTTTTTTTGGATGCGATGATCGGCGACCAAACCCTCTTCGCTCGAAGCGATGGGGTGGAAGATTCGTGGCGAATTATCGATCCGATTGTTCAATATTGGGAAAAAACACCCACCGTTTCCCTGTTTGAATATCCCGCGGGCAGTT contains the following coding sequences:
- the zwf gene encoding Glucose-6-phosphate 1-dehydrogenase, whose translation is MPSLQTSQTITKEQMCLIEEKPSSCAIIIFGASGDLAHRKLLPSLFHLFVEKNLPPQFYVMGVARTVMTDQQFREKIRKGLSAGPFPQLVEPFLDRCFYLSGDYDGPLVYQNLHKSLNELDKKFQVGLRRIFYLSTPPSLYAPIVNRMGKTDLAYSQLEDPKSWVRVIIEKPFGDSLDSAQSLNRDISSILTEDQIYRIDHYLAKETVQNILMFRFANVLFEPVWNRNFIDHVQITAAEQLGVEHRSGYYEQAGVLRDMFQNHLLQLLALIAMEAPINLNANTVRNKRNEVLEAIRPMSQAEVQTNSICAQYGMGDINGQEVVGYRQEAGVSPSSRTATFAAVQFEIDNWRWQGVPFYIRSGKRLAERVVEIAVHFKRVPTSIFKPLLASHLSPNVLTFRIQPDEGISMQFEAKKPGPKLCMNTVKMDFGYKDIFKGTPPESYARLFLDAMIGDQTLFARSDGVEDSWRIIDPIVQYWEKTPTVSLFEYPAGSWGPNESAHLLSRNEHSWD